Proteins from a genomic interval of Chanos chanos chromosome 3, fChaCha1.1, whole genome shotgun sequence:
- the sh3kbp1 gene encoding SH3 domain-containing kinase-binding protein 1 produces the protein MVEAVVEFDYQAQHDDELTIAVGDIVSNIRKDDGGWWEGEVDGRRGLFPDNFVREIKKEVKKEASLSGKTSGSKTDLSNGSASPGSEPSLRSAKKGESIRKRRCKAAFSYVPQNEDELELKVGDVIEILGEVEEGWWEGVLNGKTGMFPSNFTKEVQADSEDPPTPQDDSRSTRTSVKDSTGSESDGGDSSSVRSDTGSVASSTEIQPKKVRGFGFGDIFKDQPIKLRPRSMDMDNELEKQAVKKAAPPAVPDAMKTEPDSKTKEKKFCKVIFPYEAQNEDELTIKEGEIITIVSKDCADAGWWMGEVNGKQGVFPDNFVKMFVPEVEKERPKKPPPPAAPVTKQTTEKKPEGKKVPPERPESLPQRTEEKERNHNSSAFFPGEDVKLTDIHKPALPAVPPKKPTPPKNTDSLGRPSSLPPKRPERPAGPHIPSDSPKSEGSGLTSDRGSSDKSNDIEVEDFDSIISSTEKLSHPTASRPRVTDRRPRSQIFTSVPESKSSLPPKPSVLHSSSSAQAGGVSLRPHSPCVEHRGKADPQGPSTLEELKAQLRDLRGTVELMRSQHKQEIKQLVSELDEEKRIRLTLQMEVEQIKKLLSK, from the exons gagattAAAAAAGAGGTGAAGAAAGAGGCAAGTCTGAGCGGCAAGACATCCGGATCGAAAACGGACCTGTCCAACGGCAGCGCCAGTCCCGGGTCGGAACCCAGTCTCAGATCAGCCAAGAAAG GTGAGTCCATCCGTAAGCGCCGTTGCAAAGCTGCCTTCAGCTATGTTCCACAGAACGAAGATGAACTGGAACTCAAAGTTGGCGACGTCATTGAGATCctgggagag GTGGAAGAGGGCTGGTGGGAGGGCGTCCTCAATGGCAAGACAGGGATGTTCCCCTCCAACTTCACAAAGGAGGTACAGGCCGACTCTGAAGACCCGCCCACGCCACAGGACGACTCACGCAGCACTAGAACCA gtgtgaagGATAGCACAGGATCAGAGAGTGATGGGGGAGACTCCAGTAGCGTTCGTTCAGACACGGGGAGTGTGGCCTCCAGCACAGAGATCCAACCCAAAAAAGTACGAGGCTTTGGCTTCGGAGATATCTTCAAAGACCAGCCAATCAAATTACGGCCACGATCTATGGACATGGACAACGAACTGGAGAAG CAGGCAGTGAAGAAAGCTGCCCCCCCGGCTGTCCCGGACGCCATGAAGACGGAGCCCGACAGTAAGACCAAAGAGAAAA AGTTCTGTAAAGTTATATTTCCATATGAAGCACAAAATGAAGATGAGCTGACCATCAAAGAAGGAGAGATTATTACCATTGTTAGTAAG GACTGTGCTGATGCAGGCTGGTGGATGGGGGAAGTGAATGGTAAACAGGGAGTTTTCCCAGACAACTTTGTGAAAATGTTCGTTCCTGAAGTAGAGAAAGAG AGACCTAAAAAACCACCTCCACCAGCAGCACCGGTTACTAAACAGACCACAG AGAAAAAGCCAGAGGGTAAAAAGGTTCCACCAGAAAGACCTGAGTCACTTCCtcaaagaacagaggagaaag aaagaaatcacaacagttctgctttttttccaggTGAGGACGTGAAACTAACAGATATTCACAAGCCGGCTCTTCCCGCTGTTCCCCCAAAGAAACCCACGCCTCCAAAGAACACAGACTCCTTAGGCCGCCCCTCCTCCCTGCCCCCCAAACGCCCTGAGAGACCAGCAGGACCCCACATACC GAGTGACAGCCCTAAATCTGAAGGAAGCGGTTTAACTTCGGACAGAGGCTCATCTGACAAGTCTAATGACATTG AAGTGGAAGACTTCGACTCAATCATCTCCTCCACAGAGAAACTGAGCCACCCCACGGCATCGAGACCGCGCGTGACCGACCGGCGACCGCGCTCGCAGATCTTCACGTCT GTCCCTGAGAGCAAATCATCTCTGCCCCCCAAGCCCTCTGTCCTTCACTCGTCTTCTAGCGCCCAGGCAGGGGGCGTCTCCCTCCGACCTCACTCCCCTTGTGTGGAGCACAGAGGAAAAGCTGATCCCCAGGGGCCATCCACACTAGAAGAACTAAAGGCCCAACTCAGAGACCTTAGAGGAACTGTGGAACTGATGAGGAGCCAGCACAA acaAGAGATTAAGCAACTGGTTAGTGAGCTAGACGAGGAGAAACGGATTCGCTTGACACTGCAG ATGGAAGTGGAGCAAATAAAGAAGCTTCTGTCAAAATGA
- the map3k15 gene encoding LOW QUALITY PROTEIN: mitogen-activated protein kinase kinase kinase 15 (The sequence of the model RefSeq protein was modified relative to this genomic sequence to represent the inferred CDS: substituted 1 base at 1 genomic stop codon), with protein sequence MEVAPSQPTAESGGDHNASASMSAGMERADVASPSPVTKQRSLRAVYVLNDGLKAVAANSPESGALQCLQRACDAESAILTVVTFGRLDFGETSVLDTFYDADIAVVDMSDVFRQPSLFYHLGVRESFDMANNVILYHDTDPDTAQSLKDMVVQKNTXAKPVTVGFPWVQLPPEYRGSGLRNKASSGNYYFIPYVMTPNHEYMCCENVAQRRASEYMQPSWDNLLGPLCVPLVDRFVSLLKDIHVTSCASFKDTLLNDIRKARDKYQGEELAKELSRIKLRIDNTEVLTQDIVMNLLFSYRDIQDYDAMVKLVQTLEMLPTCDLANQPMIQFHYAFALNRRNSPGDREQALRVMLQVLQSCEHPAPDMFCLCGRIYKDMFLDSDCKDTKSRDNAIQWYRKGFELQPTLYSGINLAVLLIVAGQQFESSIELRKIGVRLNSLLGRKGSLEKMNNYWDVGQFFTVSMLANDIPKAVQAAEKLFKLKPPIWYLRSVVQNLQLIQHFKKQNTEHSPQRERLNFWMDIIVEATQGTTKGLRFPVLILEPTKIYQPSYVSINSEAEEKNVSIWHVSPAETKGIHEWNFTATSIKGISISKFDERCCFLYVHDNSDDFQIYFSTEDQCGRFCSMVKEVITDGSGNAVELEGEGDGDTLEYEYDYNENGDRVVLGRGTYGVVYAGRDLSNQVRIAIKEIPERDSRYSQPLHEEIALHKYLKHRNIVQYLGSVSEDGYIKIFMEQVPGGSLSALLRSKWGPLKEATIIFYTRQILEGLRYLHENQIVHRDIKGDNVLVNTYSGVLKISDFGTSKRLAGVNPCTETFTGTLQYMAPEIIDKGPRGYGAPADIWSLGCTIIEMATGKPPFHELGEPQAAMFKVGMFKIHPEIPESLSAEAKSFILRCFEPDPSKRATAGDLLKDLFVRHNIKGKKNKIAFKPSVWQDYIRSVSLPVQLQSEATGSSSSEHGSVSPDCDSKHDVFFEKKKRSGSENLIKPPSSNFLSVPDESSPSEDRTSPASSEDRDSGLFLLRKDSERRAILYKVLNEDQDKVTSNLMENHIQGTEELKLSVDHIKQIICILRDFIRSPERRVMANTISKLKLDLDFDSTSINQIQLVLFGFQDSVNKVLRNHHIKPHWMFAMDNIIRRAVQAAVTILIPELQTHFGPASESEGADKDADEVDVEDVEFGAVEPASQEDTGLTSGVSTLSSVISHDSQRPHQSLSTQLGRLRQETSRLLEELVQKEKEYQQVLRQTLQQRAHDLEFIRLKQQPAELQLPSVFHMSANIVADQELTDWLKEQGADAETIDKFVMEDYTLDDILNDVSKDDLRYLRLRGGALCRIWRAIQRHRSREQRRIENEESNSER encoded by the exons ATGGAAGTTGCTCCAAGTCAGCCGACGGCAGAGTCCGGGGGTGATCACAATGCCAGTGCTTCGATGTCTGCGGGCATGGAGAGAGCGGATGTGGCCAGTCCCAGTCCGGTGACCAAACAGCGATCACTTCGGGCAGTTTATGTACTGAACGACGGATTGAAGGCAGTCGCTGCAAACAGCCCAGAGTCGGGTGCCTTACAGTGCCTCCAGCGTGCATGTGACGCTGAGAGCGCTATCTTAACTGTTGTAACTTTCGGCCGGTTAGATTTTGGCGAAACGTCAGTGCTGGACACGTTCTATGATGCAG ACATAGCAGTAGTGGACATGAGCGATGTGTTCAGACAGCCATCACTATTTTACCATCTGGGCGTACGGGAAAGCTTTGACATGGCCAACAACGTCATTCTCTACCACGACACGGACCCTGATACAGCCCAGTCTCTTAAG gACATGGTGgtgcagaaaaacaca TAGGCAAAGCCGGTTACAGTAGGCTTTCCCTGGGTACAGTTGCCTCCAGAGTATCGTGGCTCTGGCCTGAGGAACAAA GCCTCCAGTGGAAACTACTATTTCATCCCTTACGTGATGACCCCCAACCATGAGTACATGTGCTGTGAGAACGTGGCTCAGAGACGGGCATCCGAGTACATGCAGCCCAGCTGGGACAACTTACTGgggcctctgtgtgtgccaCTGGTGGACCGCTTTGTCAGCCTGCTCAAGGACATTCACGTCACCTCCTG CGCCTCCTTTAAGGACACCCTGCTGAACGACATCAGGAAAGCTCGAGACAAATACCAGGGAGAGGAGTTAGCCAAGGAGCTGTCCCGTATCAAACTCCGCATAGACAACACTGAAGTTCTTACCCAAGACATAGTCATGAACCTGCTCTTCTCATACAGAGATATACAG GATTATGATGCCATGGTGAAACTGGTACAGACACTGGAGATGTTGCCCACTTGTGACCTGGCCAACCAGCCCATGATTCAGTTCCATTATGCATTTGCACTCAACAG acgGAATAGcccaggagacagagagcaggccCTGCGTGTGATGCTGCAGGTCCTGCAGTCATGTGAACACCCTGCCCCTGACATGTTCTGTCTCTGCGGCCGCATCTACAAGGACATGTTTTTGGACTCAGACTGCAAGGACACCAAGAGTAGAGACAATGCCATCCAGTG GTACAGAAAGGGCTTTGAGCTACAGCCGACCCTGTATTCGGGCATTAATCTGGCTGTGCTGCTTATTGTGGCCGGTCAGCAGTTTGAAAGCTCCATCGAACTGAGGAAAATAG GGGTCAGGTTGAACAGCCTGCTGGGCCGGAAAGGCAGCCTGGAGAAGATGAATAATTACTGGGATGTGGGTCAGTTCTTTACTGTCAGCATGCTGGCCAATGACATCCCTAAAGCAGTACAGGCCGCAGAGAAACTCTTCAAGCTCAAACCCCCCATCTG GTACTTGCGGTCAGTGGTTCAGAATTTGCAGCTTATTCAGCATTTTAAGAAGCAGAATACGGAGCATtcaccccagagagagagactcaattTCTGGATGGACATCATCGTAGAAGCGACACAAGGGACGACTAAAGGGCTACGCTTTCCG GTTTTGATCCTGGAACCCACTAAGATCTACCAGCCATCCTATGTGTCCATCAACAGTGAAGCGGAGGAGAAGAATGTGTCTATCTGGCATGTTTCTCCAGCTGAGACG AAAGGGATCCATGAATGGAACTTCACTGCAACGTCCATTAAAGGAATCAG TATCTCTAAGTTTGATGAACGCTGCTGCTTCCTGTATGTTCATGATAACTCAGATGACTTCCAGATCTACTTTTCCACTGAGGATCAGTGTGGAAG GTTCTGCTCCATGGTGAAGGAGGTTATCACAGATGGATCAGGGAATGCTGTGGAATTGGAGGGAGAGGGTGATGGAGACACACTagaa TACGAGTATGACTACAATGAGAACGGGGACAGGGTGGTCTTGGGGCGTGGCACTTATGGAGTTGTGTATGCGGGCAGAGACTTGAGCAACCAGGTACGCATTGCCATTAAGGAGATCCCAGAGAGGGACAGCAG GTATTCCCAGCCTCTCCATGAGGAAATCGCTCTCCACAAATACCTGAAGCACAGGAATATTGTACAGTATCTTGGCTCTGTGTCTGAAGACGGATACATCAAGATCTTCATGGAGCAGGTTCCtggag GGAGTTTGTCAGCTTTGCTACGCTCAAAGTGGGGTCCCCTTAAAGAGGCCACCATCATCTTCTACACACGGCAAATCCTTGAGGGACTTCGTTACCTTCATGAGAACCAAATTGTCCATCGAGATATCAAG GGAGATAATGTGTTGGTCAACACCTACAGCGGAGTGCTGAAGATCTCAGACTTTGGCACCTCTAAGAGACTGGCTGGAGTCAACCCCTGCACAGAAACGTTTACTG GCACGTTGCAGTACATGGCGCCTGAGATCATTGACAAAGGCCCTAGAGGTTATGGGGCCCCTGCAGACATCTGGTCTCTGGGCTGCACCATCATAGAGATGGCTACAGGCAAACCCCCTTTCCACGAACTGGGGGAACCTCAGGCTGCCATGTTTAAG GTAGGGATGTTCAAGATCCATCCCGAGATTCCAGAGTCTCTGTCGGCTGAAGCAAAGTCTTTTATCCTACGCTGCTTTGAGCCTGATCCCAGTAAGAGAGCCACTGCTGGAGACCTTCTCAAGGACCTATTTGTTCGGCACAACATCAAGGGCAAGAAGAACAAGATTGCCTTTAAACCATCAG TGTGGCAAG ATTACATTCGCAGTGTGTCACTGCCCGTGCAGTTGCAGTCTGAGGCCACAGGCAGCAGCAGTAGTGAACATGGCTCCGTTTCTCCTGACTGTGACTCCAAGCACGATGTcttctttgagaagaaaaaacgTTCGGGCTCTGAGAACCTCATCAAACCACCCAGTTCTAACTTCCTCAG TGTCCCAGATGAGAGCTCCCCCTCTGAGGACCGTACCTCTCCAGCTTCGTCAGAAGATCGAGACTCTGGCCTGTTTTTACTTCGCAAGGACAGCGAGAGACGGGCCATCCTTTATAAAGTCCTTAATGAGGACCAGGATAAAGTCACCTCTAACCTCATGGAAAACCATATCCag GGTACTGAGGAACTGAAGCTCTCAGTGGATCACATTAAACAGATTATCTGTATCCTGCGCGATTTTATCCGCTCTCCCGAACGCCGGGTCATGGCTAACACCATCTCCAAACTCAAACTGGACCTGGACTTTGACAGCACCTCCATCAACCAGATCCAGCTGGTTCTTTTTGGCTTCCAGGATTCT gtgaATAAAGTGTTGAGAAACCATCACATTAAACCTCACTGGATGTTTGCCATGGATAACATCATCAGACGAGCTGTCCAGGCAGCTGTCACCATATTAattccag aaCTTCAGACCCATTTTGGCCCTGCGTCGGAGAGTGAAGGGGCAGATAAAGATGCAgatgaggtggatgttgaggatgTGGAGTTTGGGGCCGTGGAGCCTGCGTCTCAGGAGGACACGGGTCTCACCTCCGGAGTCAGCACCTTAAGCTCAGTCATCTCGCACGACTCTCAACGGCCGCACCAGTCTCTCAGCACGCAGCTCGGACGTCTCAGACAGGAGACAAGCAG GTTGTTGGAGGAGCTCgtacagaaggagaaagaataTCAGCAAGTGCTGAGACAGACTCTCCAGCAGAGGGCGCATGACCTGGAGTTCATCAGACTTAAACAGCAACCTGcag AACTCCAGCTTCCCTCCGTCTTCCACATGTCGGCAAACATAGTGGCAGATCAGGAgctcactgattggctgaaggaGCAAGGGGCTGACGCAGAAACCATAGATAAG TTTGTGATGGAGGACTACACTTTggatgacattttaaatgatgtctCAAAGGATGACCTCCGCTACCTGAGACTacg GGGTGGGGCCTTGTGCAGGATCTGGCGAGCCATTCAGAGACACCGTAGCCGCGAGCAGAGGAGGATCGAGAATGAGGAGAGTAACTCTGAAAGATGA